A part of Desulfofundulus salinus genomic DNA contains:
- a CDS encoding bifunctional nuclease family protein has product MIRVNVKGIAYDMSGNPIILLTDQEEERVLPIWVGLLEAHSIAVALGQVPPPRPLTHDLFKNACEAMGARISQVVITDLKDSTFYAEVHLALPEHGLVLDARPSDAVALALRAAAPVYVTDKLTEHMLFIKDLFDEETRAELEKIFELTKEYKKSLH; this is encoded by the coding sequence GACATGTCGGGTAATCCAATCATACTGCTAACCGATCAGGAAGAAGAAAGGGTGTTACCCATCTGGGTGGGATTGCTGGAAGCCCACTCCATTGCCGTAGCCTTAGGGCAGGTACCTCCACCCCGCCCCCTGACCCACGACCTGTTTAAAAACGCCTGTGAAGCTATGGGTGCCCGGATTTCCCAGGTGGTAATCACCGATCTCAAAGACAGCACCTTTTACGCGGAGGTTCACCTGGCACTACCCGAACATGGTCTGGTGCTGGACGCCCGCCCCAGCGACGCCGTGGCCCTGGCTTTGCGGGCGGCGGCACCGGTATATGTAACCGACAAACTCACGGAGCATATGCTTTTTATCAAGGACCTTTTTGATGAGGAAACCCGGGCCGAATTGGAAAAGATCTTTGAGCTTACTAAAGAATATAAAAAGTCCCTTCACTAA